Part of the Bacillus sp. THAF10 genome is shown below.
CAACAGAACCAACACCTGCTTTTAACGCCAGTTTTACACTATTCTTTCGAACCAACAGCTCTCCTATCACTGCTCCAATGAAAGGACCAAGAATGATTCCTGCTACCGGAATAACAAACGGACCAATTAAAAGCCCAATGGTACTTCCCCAAATTGAAGCTTTACTGCCTCCAAATTTTTTCACTCCTAATACATTGGAAAAATAATCAGCAACAAAAAGAAGGATGACAAATAGTGCGGTAATCACCCAAAACAGCCAGGTTAATTCTTCAAAAGAAAAAAAGATACCATAAAGAATAAACCCACCAACAAGA
Proteins encoded:
- a CDS encoding DUF456 domain-containing protein translates to MDILYWVIIIALFVISFIGLVYPIIPSVLFLVGGFILYGIFFSFEELTWLFWVITALFVILLFVADYFSNVLGVKKFGGSKASIWGSTIGLLIGPFVIPVAGIILGPFIGAVIGELLVRKNSVKLALKAGVGSVVGLFSSALVKGIIQVIMIIVFLFFI